In a single window of the Thermus amyloliquefaciens genome:
- the trpD gene encoding anthranilate phosphoribosyltransferase — translation MEAVKRALWGEVLTEEEAYGLMGAMMRGELSPVQMAGVLTALALRGESPSEIAAMARAMREAARRIPVSRRPLLDIVGTGGDHKGLLNLSTLGALVAAAGGVAVAKHGNRAASSRAGSADLLEALGVDLEAPPERVGEAIEELGFGFLFARLFHPAMRHVAPVRAELGIRTVFNLLGPLTNPAGADRYVLGVFSPRWLTPMAEALGRLGAKGLVVHGEGADELVLGENQVVEVGRGAYTLTPEEVGLEAYPLEALQGGSPGENAELAKRILRGEEKGPHAQGVALAAGAGFYAAGKVPSLREGVRLAQEVLASGEAYGLLERYVAFLKG, via the coding sequence ATGGAGGCAGTGAAGCGGGCGCTTTGGGGCGAGGTGCTTACCGAGGAGGAGGCCTATGGGCTCATGGGGGCCATGATGCGGGGGGAGCTTTCCCCGGTGCAGATGGCAGGGGTGCTCACCGCCTTGGCCCTTAGGGGGGAGTCCCCTTCCGAGATCGCCGCCATGGCCAGGGCCATGCGGGAGGCGGCCCGGCGTATCCCCGTAAGCCGCAGGCCCCTTTTGGACATCGTGGGCACGGGAGGGGACCACAAGGGGCTTTTGAACCTCTCCACCCTGGGGGCCCTGGTGGCGGCGGCGGGGGGGGTGGCGGTGGCCAAGCACGGGAACCGGGCGGCCAGCTCCCGTGCGGGCTCGGCGGACCTCCTCGAGGCCTTGGGGGTGGACCTGGAGGCCCCGCCCGAAAGGGTGGGGGAGGCCATTGAGGAGCTGGGCTTTGGCTTCCTCTTCGCCCGCCTCTTCCACCCCGCCATGCGCCACGTGGCCCCGGTGCGGGCGGAGCTTGGTATCCGCACCGTGTTCAACCTCCTGGGCCCCCTCACCAACCCCGCAGGGGCCGACCGCTACGTGCTGGGGGTCTTCAGCCCAAGGTGGCTTACCCCCATGGCCGAGGCCCTGGGGCGCCTGGGGGCCAAGGGGCTCGTGGTCCACGGGGAGGGGGCGGACGAGCTCGTGCTGGGGGAGAACCAGGTGGTGGAGGTGGGAAGGGGGGCCTACACCCTTACCCCGGAGGAGGTGGGGCTGGAGGCTTATCCCCTCGAGGCCCTCCAGGGGGGTTCCCCAGGGGAGAACGCCGAGCTGGCCAAAAGGATCCTCAGGGGAGAGGAGAAGGGCCCCCACGCCCAAGGGGTGGCCCTGGCGGCGGGGGCGGGCTTCTATGCCGCGGGAAAGGTTCCTTCCCTCAGGGAGGGGGTGCGCCTGGCCCAGGAGGTCCTGGCCTCGGGGGAGGCCTACGGGCTTTTGGAGCGCTATGTGGCCTTCCTCAAGGGGTGA
- a CDS encoding anthranilate synthase component II — protein sequence MRVLVIDNYDSFTYNLVQHLGELGAEPIVWRNDRFELEEVEALDPDRILISPGPCTPLEAGLSLPLIRRYAPRYPILGVCLGHQAIGMAFGGKVVPAPVIMHGKVSEIHHDGTGVFRGLPNPFPATRYHSLVVEAVPEDLLVNAWVEEAGGRTVMGFRHRHYPTHGVQFHPESYLTEAGKIILKNFLEDPWRQ from the coding sequence GTGAGGGTGCTCGTGATTGACAACTACGATAGCTTCACCTACAACCTGGTGCAGCACCTGGGGGAACTTGGGGCAGAGCCCATCGTGTGGCGGAACGACCGCTTTGAGCTGGAGGAGGTGGAGGCCTTGGACCCGGACCGCATCCTGATAAGCCCCGGGCCCTGCACCCCCCTCGAGGCGGGGCTTTCCCTCCCCCTCATCCGCCGCTACGCCCCCCGCTACCCGATCCTCGGGGTCTGCCTGGGGCACCAGGCCATCGGCATGGCCTTTGGCGGGAAGGTGGTGCCGGCCCCGGTGATCATGCACGGCAAGGTGAGCGAGATCCACCACGACGGCACCGGGGTTTTCCGCGGCCTTCCCAACCCCTTCCCCGCCACCCGCTACCACTCCCTGGTGGTGGAGGCGGTGCCGGAGGACCTCCTGGTGAACGCCTGGGTGGAAGAGGCGGGGGGGCGCACGGTGATGGGCTTCCGCCACCGGCACTACCCCACCCACGGGGTGCAGTTCCACCCGGAAAGCTACCTCACGGAGGCGGGTAAGATCATCCTTAAGAACTTTCTGGAGGACCCATGGAGGCAGTGA
- the trpE gene encoding anthranilate synthase component I, with translation MATLRPLRKTLLADLETPVTAYLKLSEKASVSFLLESVERGRQSRFSIVGVGARRTFRLKDGVFTLNGERVETQDPLRTLYEAVHAPLGQPEGLGDPGLGGPPDLPPFFGGVVGYAAYDLIRYYERLPSLKPDDLGLPDLLFVEPEVVAVFDHLKNLLHLVAPGAGPEEAEARLLWAERRLKGPLPGVPGERPGGRARFAPNMSREEYLEAVERALAYIRAGDIFQVVLSLRLSSPLTVHPFALYRALRSVNPSPYMGYLDLGEVVLVSASPESLLRSDGRKVVTRPIAGTRPRGRDEEEDRRLAEELLKDEKERAEHVMLLDLSRNDIGRVSAFGTVRVLEPLHVEGYSHVMHLVSTVEGVLAEGKTPLDALASVLPMGTVSGAPKIRAMEIIEELEPHRRGPYGGSFGYLAYHGAMDMALTLRTFVIADGKMHVQAGAGIVADSVPEREYEECWNKARALLRAVEMAEEGL, from the coding sequence ATGGCAACCCTCAGGCCCTTACGCAAGACCCTGCTCGCCGACCTGGAAACCCCGGTGACCGCCTACCTGAAGCTTTCGGAGAAGGCCTCCGTGAGCTTCCTTCTGGAGTCGGTGGAGCGGGGAAGGCAAAGCCGCTTCTCCATCGTGGGGGTGGGGGCGAGGCGCACCTTCCGGCTCAAGGACGGGGTCTTCACCCTCAACGGGGAAAGGGTGGAAACCCAAGACCCCTTGCGCACCCTTTACGAGGCGGTCCACGCCCCCCTGGGTCAGCCCGAGGGGCTAGGGGATCCCGGCCTCGGGGGCCCTCCCGACCTGCCCCCCTTCTTCGGGGGGGTGGTGGGCTACGCCGCCTACGACCTCATCCGCTACTACGAGCGCCTGCCCTCCCTCAAGCCCGACGACCTGGGCCTTCCCGACCTCCTCTTCGTGGAGCCCGAGGTGGTGGCGGTCTTTGACCACTTGAAAAACCTCCTCCACCTGGTGGCCCCGGGGGCGGGGCCGGAGGAGGCCGAGGCCCGCCTTCTTTGGGCCGAAAGGAGGCTGAAAGGCCCCCTTCCCGGCGTGCCCGGGGAGCGCCCCGGGGGAAGGGCCCGTTTTGCGCCCAACATGAGCCGGGAGGAGTACCTCGAGGCGGTGGAACGGGCCTTGGCCTACATCCGCGCCGGGGACATCTTCCAGGTGGTCCTCTCCTTGCGGCTTTCCTCCCCCCTTACCGTGCACCCCTTCGCCCTTTACCGGGCCCTCCGCAGTGTGAACCCGAGCCCCTATATGGGCTATCTGGACCTGGGGGAGGTGGTCTTGGTCTCGGCGAGCCCCGAAAGCCTCCTCCGCTCCGATGGGCGCAAGGTGGTCACCCGGCCCATCGCCGGCACCCGGCCCCGGGGGAGGGACGAGGAGGAGGACCGGAGGCTGGCGGAGGAGCTTCTAAAGGACGAGAAGGAGCGGGCGGAACACGTGATGCTCCTGGACCTTTCCCGCAACGACATCGGCCGGGTTTCCGCCTTCGGCACGGTGCGGGTTCTGGAGCCTTTGCACGTGGAGGGGTACTCCCATGTGATGCACCTGGTGTCCACGGTGGAAGGGGTGTTGGCGGAGGGCAAAACCCCCTTGGACGCCTTGGCCAGCGTGCTTCCCATGGGCACGGTCTCGGGGGCCCCCAAGATCAGGGCCATGGAGATCATCGAGGAGCTGGAGCCCCACCGCCGGGGGCCTTATGGGGGGAGCTTCGGCTACCTGGCCTACCACGGGGCCATGGACATGGCCTTAACCTTGCGCACCTTCGTGATCGCGGATGGGAAGATGCACGTGCAGGCGGGGGCGGGGATCGTGGCGGACTCGGTGCCGGAGAGGGAGTACGAGGAGTGCTGGAACAAGGCCAGGGCCCTCTTGAGGGCGGTGGAGATGGCGGAGGAGGGGCTATGA
- the pruA gene encoding L-glutamate gamma-semialdehyde dehydrogenase has translation MTVEPFRNQPIETFGTEEARREMREALRRVRAEFGRHWGLYIDGAWADTREKILSLNPSAPSEVVGSTAKAGPSEAEAALEAAWRAFSTWKDWPQEDRSRLLLKAAALMKRRRRELEATLVYEIGKNWLEASAEVAEAIDFLEYYARQALKYKYPSVEVVPFPGEDNESFYIPLGAGVVIAPWNFPIAIFTGMIAGPVAVGNTVVAKPAEDTPVIAAKVFEIFHEAGFPPGVVNFLPGEGREVGAYLVEHPRTRFINFTGSLEVGLWIHERAARLAPGQRWIKRVFLELGGKDAIIVDETADFEAATEGILVSAYGFQGQKCSAASRLIVTEGAFEPLMERVLRRAERLVVGPAEENPDLGPVASKAQEEKVLSYIALGQGEGRLVLGGKRLEGEGYFIAPTIFTEVSPTARIAQEEIFGPVLSVIRVKDFGEALEVANNTVYGLTGGVYSRKREHLERARREFHVGNLYFNRKITGALVGVQPFGGFNLSGTDTKAGGPDYLLHFLQMKTVAERF, from the coding sequence ATGACGGTGGAACCTTTTCGCAACCAGCCCATAGAGACCTTCGGGACGGAGGAGGCCAGGCGGGAGATGCGCGAGGCCTTGAGGCGGGTCAGGGCCGAGTTTGGCCGGCACTGGGGCCTTTACATCGATGGGGCCTGGGCCGATACCCGGGAGAAGATCCTATCCCTCAACCCCTCGGCTCCCAGCGAGGTGGTGGGGAGCACCGCCAAGGCCGGGCCTTCGGAGGCGGAAGCCGCCCTGGAGGCCGCCTGGCGGGCCTTTAGCACCTGGAAGGACTGGCCCCAGGAGGACCGGAGCCGCCTTCTTCTAAAGGCCGCCGCTCTCATGAAGCGGAGGCGGCGGGAGCTGGAGGCCACCTTGGTCTACGAGATCGGCAAGAACTGGCTCGAGGCCAGCGCCGAGGTGGCCGAGGCCATTGACTTCCTGGAGTACTACGCCCGCCAGGCCCTCAAGTACAAGTACCCCTCGGTGGAGGTGGTGCCCTTTCCGGGGGAGGATAACGAAAGCTTCTACATCCCCCTGGGGGCCGGGGTGGTCATCGCCCCTTGGAACTTCCCCATTGCCATCTTCACGGGGATGATCGCCGGGCCGGTGGCCGTGGGGAACACCGTGGTGGCCAAGCCCGCGGAGGATACCCCCGTCATCGCCGCCAAGGTCTTTGAGATCTTCCACGAGGCGGGCTTTCCCCCTGGGGTGGTGAACTTCCTGCCTGGGGAGGGGCGGGAGGTGGGGGCCTATCTGGTGGAGCACCCCAGAACCCGCTTCATCAACTTCACGGGGAGCCTCGAGGTGGGGCTTTGGATCCACGAGAGGGCGGCCAGGCTGGCCCCGGGCCAGCGCTGGATCAAGCGGGTCTTCCTGGAGCTCGGGGGCAAGGACGCCATCATCGTGGACGAGACCGCGGATTTTGAGGCGGCCACCGAGGGCATCTTGGTCTCCGCCTATGGCTTCCAGGGGCAGAAGTGCTCCGCGGCAAGCCGCCTCATCGTCACCGAAGGGGCCTTTGAACCCTTGATGGAAAGGGTTTTGCGGCGGGCCGAGCGCCTGGTGGTGGGCCCCGCCGAGGAGAACCCCGACCTGGGCCCCGTGGCCTCCAAGGCCCAGGAGGAAAAGGTCCTCTCCTACATCGCCCTCGGCCAGGGGGAGGGCCGGCTGGTCCTTGGGGGAAAGCGCCTGGAGGGAGAGGGCTACTTCATCGCCCCCACCATCTTCACCGAGGTGTCCCCCACGGCCAGGATCGCCCAGGAGGAGATTTTCGGCCCGGTGCTTTCCGTGATCCGGGTGAAGGATTTCGGGGAGGCCCTCGAGGTGGCCAACAACACCGTCTACGGCCTCACGGGCGGGGTCTACTCCCGCAAGCGGGAGCACCTGGAAAGGGCCAGGCGGGAGTTCCACGTGGGGAACCTTTACTTCAACCGCAAGATCACCGGGGCCTTGGTGGGGGTCCAGCCCTTCGGCGGCTTTAACCTCTCCGGCACCGACACCAAGGCCGGGGGGCCCGACTACCTTCTCCACTTCCTGCAGATGAAGACCGTGGCGGAGCGCTTCTGA
- a CDS encoding proline dehydrogenase has product MNLDLVYRQAVLSVAGNPKVEGLIKTRARSLVRRYVAGETLEEALQAAERLEAGGVHAILDLLGEMVRSEEEARAFQEGILELVRTISGRPWPKYVSLKLTQLGLDLSEALALELMRGILREAEPRGVFVRMDMEDSPRVEATLRLYKALREEGFSGVGLVLQSYLYRTEKDFWELLPYRPNLRLVKGAYREPKEVAYGDKRLIDAEFLHLGKLALKEGLYVAFATHDPRLIAEVKRYTQAMGIPKDRFEFQLLYGVRPEEQRRLAGEGYTVRAYVPYGKDWYPYLSRRIAERPENLFLVLRSLLGG; this is encoded by the coding sequence ATGAACCTGGACCTCGTGTATCGGCAGGCGGTGCTTTCCGTGGCGGGAAACCCTAAGGTGGAGGGCCTCATCAAGACCCGGGCCAGGAGCCTGGTCCGCCGCTATGTGGCGGGGGAGACCCTGGAGGAGGCCCTCCAGGCGGCGGAGAGGCTGGAGGCGGGAGGGGTGCACGCCATCTTGGACCTCCTGGGGGAGATGGTGAGGAGCGAGGAGGAGGCCCGGGCCTTCCAGGAGGGCATCTTGGAGCTGGTGCGGACGATCTCCGGGCGCCCCTGGCCCAAGTACGTCTCCCTCAAGCTCACCCAGCTGGGCCTGGACCTTTCCGAGGCCCTGGCCCTGGAGCTCATGCGGGGCATCCTCCGCGAGGCCGAGCCCAGGGGGGTCTTTGTGCGCATGGACATGGAGGACTCCCCCCGGGTAGAGGCCACCTTGCGCCTCTACAAGGCCCTGCGGGAGGAGGGGTTTAGCGGGGTGGGCTTGGTCTTGCAAAGCTACCTCTACCGCACGGAAAAGGACTTCTGGGAGCTCCTGCCCTACCGGCCCAACCTGCGCTTGGTGAAGGGGGCCTACCGGGAGCCCAAGGAGGTGGCCTACGGGGATAAGCGCCTCATCGACGCCGAGTTTTTGCATTTGGGGAAGCTCGCCCTAAAGGAAGGGCTTTACGTGGCCTTCGCCACCCACGATCCCCGCCTCATCGCCGAGGTGAAGCGCTACACCCAGGCCATGGGCATCCCCAAGGACCGCTTTGAGTTCCAGCTCCTCTACGGGGTGCGCCCCGAGGAGCAAAGGCGCCTGGCTGGGGAGGGCTACACCGTGCGGGCCTACGTGCCCTACGGCAAGGACTGGTACCCCTACCTATCCCGGCGCATCGCCGAACGGCCCGAGAACCTGTTTTTGGTGCTGCGAAGCCTCTTGGGAGGCTAA
- a CDS encoding GntR family transcriptional regulator yields the protein MQTLGFRRPNQVREAVYRHLKELLLSGRFAPGERLSEPLLAQELGVSRTPVREALMRLTEEGLVELVPGKGARVRVFSLEEVQEVYGVRALLEGEAAREAALRATPWELADLEARLKAIDEAPPEDYPEQMRRDLEFHRALVRLSGNKTLYRLYEDLLSSLALVRSALPTLSQEEATRKEHWAILEALRRRDPEGAKRAVEAHVGRFRDLVVARLRKGGV from the coding sequence ATGCAGACCCTGGGCTTCCGCCGACCCAACCAGGTGCGGGAGGCGGTGTACCGGCACCTCAAGGAGCTCCTCCTCTCCGGAAGGTTTGCCCCGGGGGAGCGCCTCTCCGAGCCCCTTTTGGCCCAGGAGCTGGGGGTTTCCCGTACCCCCGTGCGGGAGGCCCTTATGCGCCTCACCGAGGAGGGATTGGTGGAGCTGGTGCCGGGGAAGGGCGCCAGGGTTCGGGTCTTCAGCCTCGAGGAGGTCCAGGAGGTCTATGGGGTCAGGGCCCTCCTGGAGGGGGAAGCCGCGCGGGAGGCGGCCCTGAGGGCCACCCCTTGGGAGCTGGCCGACCTGGAGGCCCGCCTTAAGGCCATCGACGAGGCCCCTCCTGAGGACTACCCCGAGCAGATGCGCCGGGACCTGGAGTTCCACCGGGCCTTGGTGCGCCTTTCCGGGAACAAGACCCTTTACCGCCTTTACGAGGACCTCCTCTCCAGCCTGGCCCTGGTGAGGAGCGCCCTTCCCACCCTCTCCCAGGAGGAGGCCACCCGCAAGGAGCACTGGGCCATCCTCGAGGCCCTAAGAAGGCGGGACCCGGAAGGGGCCAAGCGGGCGGTGGAGGCCCACGTGGGGCGCTTCCGCGACCTGGTGGTGGCGCGGCTTCGGAAAGGAGGGGTATGA
- a CDS encoding CsgG/HfaB family protein, which produces MTALINTNHFILYDRSVLAQIQQEAYLGGKPLNLQGAELLVVGSITAFEPDAGGTRGGGGGILGGLLGAFGGGQKRSYVAVDMRIVDAQSGAIVSAFRVEGEATDVDYGGLLGILGPGAALGGGLKQYEKTPMGKALAVMTSKAVEEIIKRTPRSYFKYAPDGKPYQQP; this is translated from the coding sequence ATGACCGCCCTGATCAACACCAACCACTTCATTCTCTACGACCGCTCGGTGCTTGCGCAAATTCAACAAGAAGCCTACCTCGGGGGCAAACCCCTCAACTTGCAGGGGGCTGAGCTTTTGGTGGTGGGTTCCATAACCGCTTTTGAGCCCGATGCGGGCGGTACCCGGGGGGGTGGTGGTGGTATTCTGGGGGGCCTCTTGGGTGCCTTCGGTGGTGGACAGAAACGCTCGTACGTTGCGGTGGACATGCGGATCGTGGACGCCCAAAGCGGCGCTATCGTTTCCGCTTTCCGCGTGGAGGGCGAGGCCACGGATGTGGATTACGGGGGTCTCCTGGGGATCTTGGGTCCGGGCGCTGCCCTTGGGGGGGGGTTGAAGCAGTACGAGAAGACCCCCATGGGCAAAGCCTTGGCTGTGATGACCTCTAAGGCGGTGGAGGAGATCATTAAGCGTACACCCAGGAGCTACTTCAAGTATGCGCCGGACGGAAAACCTTACCAGCAGCCTTAG
- a CDS encoding DUF4032 domain-containing protein, which translates to MRGVWQAETEAERLERRVRFQELLHRLKGEPDTLLPFHQALALRPRGEHHLGLRTIEVDKVVGSVDRYEDFDRHFLPKTPHTLERWKRLRALELAGTVFPPIEVYQVGEAYFVKDGNHRVALAKATGQRFIDAYVIALEVPVPVEPGDTPKDLILKAEYAHFLEKTRLKDLVPEAEEIRFTTLGRYDLLLDHIATRRYFRGLEEGREIPWEEAVVDWYQNLYRPTVEAIRKLGLLAEFPGRTEADLYLWVMDHRYFLARELGVDLSPEEAARSYEARFGPWWKRMGGGLKAWLRARWGK; encoded by the coding sequence ATGAGGGGGGTGTGGCAGGCGGAGACCGAGGCCGAGCGGCTGGAGCGCCGGGTGAGGTTCCAAGAGCTCCTCCACCGCCTCAAGGGGGAGCCGGACACCCTACTGCCCTTCCACCAGGCCCTGGCCCTGCGCCCCAGGGGGGAGCACCACCTGGGCCTCCGCACCATTGAGGTGGACAAAGTGGTGGGCTCGGTGGACCGTTACGAGGACTTTGACCGCCACTTCCTGCCCAAAACCCCCCACACCCTGGAGCGCTGGAAGCGCCTTAGGGCCCTGGAGCTTGCCGGGACCGTTTTCCCCCCCATTGAGGTCTACCAGGTGGGGGAGGCCTACTTCGTCAAGGACGGAAACCACCGGGTGGCCCTGGCCAAGGCCACGGGGCAACGGTTCATTGACGCCTACGTCATCGCCTTGGAGGTGCCCGTGCCCGTGGAGCCCGGGGATACCCCCAAGGACCTGATCCTGAAGGCGGAGTACGCGCACTTTCTGGAGAAGACCCGGCTTAAGGACCTGGTTCCCGAGGCGGAGGAGATCCGCTTCACCACCTTGGGCCGCTACGACCTCCTCTTGGACCACATCGCCACCCGGAGGTACTTCCGGGGCCTCGAGGAGGGCCGGGAGATCCCCTGGGAGGAGGCGGTGGTGGACTGGTACCAGAACCTCTACAGGCCCACGGTGGAGGCTATTCGGAAGCTCGGGCTCCTGGCTGAGTTCCCCGGGCGCACCGAAGCCGACCTTTACCTCTGGGTCATGGACCACCGCTACTTCCTGGCCCGGGAGCTCGGGGTGGACCTCTCCCCCGAGGAGGCGGCCCGGAGCTACGAGGCCCGGTTTGGGCCGTGGTGGAAGCGGATGGGGGGTGGGCTCAAGGCGTGGCTAAGGGCTCGGTGGGGTAAATAG
- a CDS encoding glycine C-acetyltransferase — protein sequence MSLSLRARVQSELERLKREGLYIRPRVLEAPQEPVTRVEGREVVNLASNNYLGFANHPYLKEKARQYLERWGAGSGAVRTIAGTFTYHLELEEALARFKGTESALVLQSGFTANQGVLGALLQEGDLVFSDELNHASIIDGLRLTKATRLVYRHADVAHLEELLKTHDTEGLKLIVTDGVFSMDGDIAPLDRIVPLAKRYGAVVYVDDAHGSGVLGEMGKGTVHHFGFHADPDVIQVATLSKAWAVVGGYAAGALELKDLLINKARPFLFSTSHPPAVVGALLGALELIQKEPERVERLWENTRYFKRELARMGYDTLGSQTPITPVLFGEAPLAFEASRLLLEEGVFAVGIGFPTVPRGKARIRNIVTAAHTKEMLDRALEAYEKVGRKLGVIR from the coding sequence ATGAGCCTGTCCTTGCGCGCCCGCGTGCAGAGCGAGCTGGAGCGGCTGAAGCGGGAAGGGCTTTACATCCGCCCCCGGGTCCTCGAGGCCCCCCAGGAGCCCGTGACCCGGGTGGAGGGGCGGGAGGTGGTGAACCTCGCCTCCAACAATTACCTGGGCTTCGCCAACCATCCCTACCTGAAGGAGAAAGCCCGCCAGTACCTGGAAAGGTGGGGGGCAGGTAGCGGCGCCGTGCGCACCATCGCCGGCACCTTCACCTACCACCTGGAGCTGGAGGAAGCCCTGGCCCGCTTCAAGGGCACGGAAAGCGCCTTGGTCCTGCAGTCGGGCTTCACCGCCAACCAGGGGGTGCTGGGGGCGCTGCTGCAGGAGGGTGACCTGGTCTTTTCCGATGAGCTCAACCACGCCAGCATCATTGACGGCCTCCGCCTCACCAAGGCCACCCGTTTGGTCTACCGCCATGCGGACGTGGCCCACCTGGAGGAGCTCCTCAAGACCCACGACACCGAAGGCCTCAAGCTCATCGTCACCGACGGGGTTTTCTCCATGGACGGGGACATCGCCCCCCTGGACCGCATCGTCCCCTTGGCGAAGCGGTACGGGGCGGTGGTCTACGTGGACGACGCCCACGGGAGCGGGGTCTTGGGGGAGATGGGCAAGGGCACGGTGCACCACTTTGGCTTCCACGCCGACCCCGACGTGATCCAGGTGGCCACCCTCTCCAAAGCCTGGGCGGTGGTGGGCGGGTACGCCGCCGGGGCCTTGGAGCTCAAGGACCTCCTCATCAACAAGGCCCGCCCCTTCCTCTTCTCCACCAGCCATCCCCCAGCGGTGGTGGGGGCCCTTTTGGGAGCCTTGGAACTCATCCAGAAAGAGCCCGAACGGGTGGAAAGGCTTTGGGAGAACACCCGCTACTTCAAGAGGGAGCTTGCCCGCATGGGCTACGACACCCTGGGAAGCCAGACCCCCATCACCCCCGTCCTCTTCGGCGAGGCCCCCCTGGCCTTTGAGGCCAGCCGCCTCCTCCTGGAAGAGGGGGTTTTCGCGGTGGGGATCGGCTTCCCCACCGTGCCCAGGGGCAAGGCCAGGATCCGCAACATCGTCACCGCCGCCCACACGAAGGAGATGCTGGACCGGGCCCTCGAGGCCTACGAAAAGGTGGGCCGGAAGCTAGGCGTCATCCGCTAG
- a CDS encoding TaqI-like C-terminal specificity domain-containing protein → MAGPALPSRSLGQVPTPKALVEFMVGLAEAPKGGRVLEPACGEGPFLRAFREAHGTGYRFLGVEVDPLALDLPPWAEGVRGDFLLWEPGEGFDLILGNPPYGALGAGARLSPERRQAYRERFATWRGRYNLYGAFLEKGVRLLKPGGVLVYVVPAGWMVLEEFGRLRTFLAREGALEVFYLGRAFPGLKVRATVVRFRKGGKGLSLYEAEGLRPQSPTLLLQDPAWQGEMIRFPDPQALGMEARGIPLGEVFHLRFAARSPEIQAHPLTRKEPGPGLVPVLTGRNLKPGEIDYETPYSGLYFPKAAVDLLKPFYATPHLVVAHTRHYRVVAAWDGRAYPWREEFHLLPKEGVRLDPEALVAYLNSPLVQAYYRGLYREVVPHLTRPMLERLPLPQDLVSAR, encoded by the coding sequence ATGGCTGGCCCTGCCCTCCCCTCCCGGAGCCTGGGCCAGGTGCCCACCCCCAAGGCCCTGGTGGAGTTCATGGTGGGCCTGGCGGAGGCCCCCAAGGGGGGCCGGGTGCTGGAGCCCGCCTGCGGGGAAGGACCCTTCCTAAGGGCCTTCCGCGAGGCCCACGGCACCGGCTACCGCTTCCTGGGGGTGGAGGTGGACCCTCTGGCCTTGGACCTACCCCCCTGGGCGGAGGGGGTGCGGGGGGACTTCCTCCTCTGGGAACCCGGGGAGGGGTTCGACCTCATCCTGGGCAACCCCCCCTACGGAGCCCTGGGGGCGGGGGCCAGGCTTTCCCCCGAGCGCCGCCAGGCCTACCGGGAGCGCTTCGCCACCTGGCGGGGGCGGTACAACCTCTACGGGGCTTTCCTGGAAAAGGGGGTGCGCCTTCTAAAGCCGGGTGGGGTTTTGGTCTACGTGGTCCCCGCGGGCTGGATGGTGCTGGAGGAGTTCGGAAGGCTCCGGACCTTCCTGGCCCGGGAGGGGGCTTTGGAGGTCTTCTACCTGGGCCGGGCCTTCCCCGGCCTCAAGGTGCGGGCCACGGTGGTGCGCTTCCGCAAGGGGGGCAAGGGGCTAAGCCTCTACGAGGCGGAAGGGCTTCGCCCCCAAAGCCCCACCCTGCTCCTCCAGGACCCCGCCTGGCAGGGGGAGATGATCCGCTTCCCCGACCCCCAGGCCCTGGGGATGGAGGCCAGGGGGATACCTTTGGGGGAGGTGTTCCACCTCCGTTTCGCCGCGCGAAGCCCTGAGATCCAAGCCCACCCCCTTACCCGCAAGGAGCCAGGCCCCGGCCTGGTGCCTGTGCTCACGGGAAGGAACTTGAAGCCGGGAGAGATCGACTACGAAACCCCCTACTCCGGCCTCTACTTCCCCAAGGCGGCCGTGGACCTCCTGAAGCCCTTCTACGCCACCCCCCACCTGGTGGTGGCCCACACCCGCCACTACCGGGTGGTGGCCGCCTGGGACGGGCGGGCCTACCCCTGGCGGGAGGAGTTCCACCTCCTCCCCAAGGAGGGGGTGCGCCTGGACCCGGAGGCCCTGGTGGCCTACCTGAACAGCCCCCTGGTCCAGGCCTACTACCGGGGCCTCTACCGGGAGGTGGTGCCCCACCTCACCCGGCCCATGCTGGAGCGCCTCCCCCTGCCCCAAGACCTGGTCAGCGCCCGGTGA